One stretch of Serinicoccus hydrothermalis DNA includes these proteins:
- a CDS encoding TIGR00730 family Rossman fold protein, with the protein MTRRSDYHQGPVTLRGTQVPRTTTDQRLLDGTGPTDWVHSDPWRVMRIQAEFVEGFGALAELGPAVAVFGSARTRPDHPHYALGVQVGAALAEAGYAVITGGGPGVMEAANKGASEAGGTSVGLGIELPFETGLNDHVDLGIDFRYFFVRKTMFVKYSEGFVVLPGGVGTLDELFEAVTLIQTGKVTNFPIVLVGRTYWEPLLDWLERTLLAEGMVSPGDLDLLRVTDDVEEVVRWVTSHRHEGEPPEQRDV; encoded by the coding sequence GTGACACGACGCAGTGACTACCACCAGGGGCCGGTGACGCTGCGGGGGACGCAGGTGCCGCGCACGACCACCGACCAACGGCTGCTCGACGGCACCGGGCCCACCGACTGGGTGCACTCCGACCCCTGGCGGGTCATGCGGATCCAGGCCGAGTTCGTCGAGGGCTTCGGCGCGCTCGCCGAGCTCGGTCCGGCGGTCGCCGTCTTCGGCTCGGCGCGGACCAGGCCCGACCACCCCCACTACGCGCTCGGGGTGCAGGTGGGCGCGGCGCTGGCCGAGGCCGGGTATGCCGTCATCACCGGCGGTGGTCCCGGGGTCATGGAGGCGGCCAACAAGGGCGCCTCCGAGGCCGGGGGCACCTCGGTGGGGCTGGGGATCGAGCTGCCCTTCGAGACCGGGTTGAACGACCACGTCGACCTCGGGATCGACTTCCGCTACTTCTTCGTGCGCAAGACGATGTTCGTCAAGTACTCCGAGGGCTTCGTCGTGCTCCCCGGAGGGGTGGGCACGCTGGACGAGCTCTTCGAGGCGGTCACCCTCATCCAGACCGGCAAGGTCACCAACTTCCCCATCGTGCTCGTCGGCCGGACCTACTGGGAGCCGTTGCTGGACTGGCTCGAGCGGACCCTCCTGGCCGAGGGCATGGTCTCCCCGGGCGACCTCGACCTCCTGCGGGTGACCGACGACGTCGAGGAGGTGGTGCGGTGGGTCACCAGCCACCGTCACGAGGGCGAGCCGCCGGAGCAACGGGACGTCTGA
- a CDS encoding DivIVA domain-containing protein: MIGAVIIVGVVAGVVALGAVLAWAISRRDVPGTPEAVGTQSARGLDPGPVRPGDVRALRFDLALRGYRMEQVDEAVERLGAELAERDAEIARLRGEEDHRGAGDAGRGSDAARERH, translated from the coding sequence ATGATCGGTGCCGTGATCATCGTCGGGGTCGTCGCCGGGGTGGTCGCCCTCGGTGCCGTGCTGGCGTGGGCGATCTCCCGACGGGACGTGCCCGGCACGCCCGAGGCGGTGGGCACCCAGTCGGCGCGCGGCCTCGATCCCGGCCCGGTCCGCCCCGGCGACGTCCGGGCGCTGCGCTTCGACCTGGCCCTGCGCGGCTACCGCATGGAGCAGGTCGACGAGGCGGTCGAGCGGCTGGGCGCCGAGCTGGCCGAGCGGGACGCCGAGATCGCCCGGCTCCGGGGCGAGGAGGACCACCGGGGCGCCGGTGACGCGGGCAGGGGGAGCGATGCAGCACGAGAACGACACTGA
- a CDS encoding DNA-3-methyladenine glycosylase I has product MQHENDTDLFVGPDGVTRCGWPGINHADYRDYHDREWGKPVHGETALLERLCLEGFQSGLSWLVILRKRPAFRSAFAGFDPEVVARFTEDDVERLLQDEGIVRNRRKIEATIANARATLELREHGGLEELLWTHAPDPTPRPRSFADVPTQTPESEILAKRLRKAGFEHVGPTTLYAAMQACGLVDDHLAGCFRAGSSRSGARLTEMRRTS; this is encoded by the coding sequence ATGCAGCACGAGAACGACACTGACCTCTTCGTCGGCCCGGACGGGGTCACCCGGTGCGGGTGGCCCGGCATCAACCACGCCGACTACCGCGATTACCACGACCGCGAGTGGGGCAAGCCGGTCCACGGGGAGACGGCGCTGCTAGAGCGGCTGTGCCTCGAGGGCTTCCAGAGCGGGCTGTCGTGGCTGGTCATCCTGCGCAAGCGACCGGCCTTCCGCAGCGCCTTCGCCGGCTTCGACCCGGAGGTCGTGGCGCGTTTCACCGAGGACGACGTCGAGCGCCTGCTGCAGGACGAGGGGATCGTCCGCAACCGTCGCAAGATCGAGGCCACGATCGCCAACGCCCGGGCCACTCTCGAGCTGCGCGAGCACGGGGGCCTGGAGGAGCTGCTCTGGACGCACGCCCCCGACCCCACGCCGCGCCCCCGCAGCTTCGCCGACGTCCCGACCCAGACGCCCGAGTCCGAGATCCTCGCCAAGAGGCTGCGCAAGGCCGGCTTCGAGCACGTCGGGCCGACGACCCTCTACGCCGCCATGCAGGCCTGCGGGCTGGTCGACGACCACCTGGCCGGCTGCTTCCGGGCCGGCTCGTCCCGCTCCGGGGCGCGGCTGACGGAGATGCGCCGCACCTCATGA
- a CDS encoding enoyl-CoA hydratase/isomerase family protein, producing MSTQTSPVHLEHDPGTGVATVTLARPEAMNSLDVATKEALLAALQQVATDPEVRCVVLTGSGRAFCVGQDLKEHVGLLGQDAEALWRTVAEHYNPVVELLATMDKPVVAALNGVAAGAGAAFAFACDLRYVAESAGFNLAFTGIALSCDSGTSWSLPRLVGTARAKELLLFPRTVPAQEALELGLATEVVPDAELAERVARVAGELAAGPTLAYGAVRRAVAFSAGHGLAESLAVEEQLMTRTGTSEDHRSAVDAFLAKEKPVYRGR from the coding sequence ATGAGCACGCAGACCTCCCCCGTCCACCTCGAGCACGACCCCGGGACGGGGGTCGCCACCGTGACGCTGGCGCGCCCCGAGGCCATGAACTCCCTCGACGTCGCCACCAAGGAGGCGCTCCTCGCGGCGCTGCAGCAGGTGGCGACCGACCCCGAGGTGCGCTGCGTGGTGCTCACCGGGTCGGGCCGGGCCTTCTGCGTGGGCCAGGACCTCAAGGAGCACGTGGGGCTGCTGGGCCAGGACGCCGAGGCGCTGTGGCGGACGGTGGCCGAGCACTACAACCCGGTCGTCGAGCTGCTCGCGACGATGGACAAGCCGGTCGTGGCCGCGCTCAACGGGGTGGCGGCCGGGGCGGGCGCCGCCTTCGCCTTCGCCTGCGACCTGCGCTACGTCGCCGAGTCCGCGGGCTTCAACCTGGCCTTCACCGGCATCGCGCTGTCCTGCGACTCTGGCACGTCCTGGTCGCTGCCCCGGCTGGTCGGCACCGCCCGCGCCAAGGAGCTGCTGCTCTTCCCGCGCACCGTGCCCGCGCAGGAGGCCCTCGAGCTCGGGCTGGCGACCGAGGTGGTCCCGGACGCCGAGCTGGCCGAGCGGGTGGCCCGGGTCGCGGGCGAGCTGGCGGCCGGGCCGACCCTCGCCTACGGCGCCGTGCGCCGGGCGGTCGCCTTCTCGGCCGGGCACGGCCTGGCGGAGTCGCTCGCCGTCGAGGAGCAGCTCATGACCCGCACCGGCACCAGCGAGGACCACCGGTCGGCGGTCGACGCCTTCCTCGCCAAGGAGAAGCCGGTCTACCGCGGTCGCTGA
- a CDS encoding PaaX family transcriptional regulator C-terminal domain-containing protein has translation MQARSAVVDLFGDHLRRRGWWAPVSAILTLTGTVEVGAPATRTAISRLAAQGWLEPRTDTGLRGYAASARARDRWHRAHDRIYAGSPAPWDGRWHMVHVDSGGDRRRREQVAATLTYLGYGRLGGGGWVSPRPSPELADSLGPLEVGWVAVHGALDPAQDGSVLASRVWDLEELAAAHRRFEAGLPGVEEAARTGPEQSYRARTLLVHEWRRFLFRDPELPPQVLPPDWPGQRARARFLELARALAPAADHYVDDVLASATR, from the coding sequence GTGCAAGCCCGCTCCGCCGTCGTCGACCTCTTCGGCGACCACCTGCGACGACGTGGCTGGTGGGCGCCGGTCTCGGCGATCCTCACCCTCACCGGGACGGTCGAGGTGGGCGCCCCGGCGACCCGCACCGCGATCTCCCGGCTGGCGGCCCAGGGCTGGCTCGAGCCGCGCACCGACACCGGGCTGCGGGGGTATGCCGCGAGCGCCCGCGCGCGGGACCGGTGGCACCGGGCGCACGACCGCATCTACGCCGGCTCCCCCGCCCCGTGGGACGGCCGCTGGCACATGGTGCACGTGGACAGCGGCGGTGACCGCCGGCGGCGTGAGCAGGTCGCCGCGACCCTGACCTACCTCGGCTACGGCAGGCTGGGCGGCGGTGGCTGGGTCAGCCCCCGGCCGAGCCCGGAGCTGGCGGACTCGCTGGGTCCGCTGGAGGTGGGCTGGGTGGCTGTGCACGGTGCCCTCGACCCGGCCCAGGACGGCTCGGTGCTCGCCTCCCGCGTCTGGGACCTCGAGGAGCTCGCGGCGGCCCACCGCCGCTTCGAGGCCGGCCTGCCCGGCGTGGAGGAGGCGGCGCGCACCGGCCCGGAGCAGTCCTACCGCGCGCGCACGCTCCTCGTGCACGAGTGGCGCCGCTTCCTCTTCCGTGACCCCGAGCTGCCGCCGCAGGTGCTGCCGCCGGACTGGCCCGGCCAGCGCGCGCGGGCGCGCTTCCTGGAGCTCGCCCGGGCGCTCGCCCCCGCGGCCGACCACTACGTCGACGACGTGCTGGCCTCGGCCACCCGTTAG
- a CDS encoding DUF3117 domain-containing protein, with protein MAAMKPRTGDGPLEVTKEGRGIVLRMPLEGGGRLVVEMNAEEAGALGQAIQDCVG; from the coding sequence ATGGCAGCAATGAAGCCTCGCACCGGGGATGGTCCGCTGGAAGTCACCAAGGAGGGCCGTGGCATCGTCCTGCGGATGCCCCTCGAGGGCGGCGGACGCCTGGTCGTCGAGATGAACGCCGAGGAGGCAGGCGCCCTCGGTCAGGCCATCCAGGACTGCGTGGGCTGA
- a CDS encoding O-methyltransferase, with protein sequence MAAPKASSIAYAEDFIAPHPVIESAQRRGEQLGASPLGNGAGAVLRLLAAAVRATHVVEVGTGAGSSGLWLLQGMPRDGILTTIDSDPDNQRAAREAYAAAGIPPQRTRVISGEAASVLGRLTDGAYDLVLVDADKDGYPVYVEAALRLLRPGGLLVLDNMLWHDKVADPAARDETTTVLRDLGKSLRDEEGLVPALLPVGDGLLVAVKR encoded by the coding sequence ATGGCAGCACCCAAGGCCTCCTCGATCGCCTACGCCGAGGACTTCATCGCCCCCCACCCGGTCATCGAGTCGGCGCAGCGCCGCGGTGAGCAGCTCGGGGCCTCCCCCCTCGGCAACGGCGCGGGCGCCGTCCTGCGCCTGCTCGCGGCCGCGGTGCGCGCGACCCACGTGGTCGAGGTCGGCACCGGGGCGGGGAGCTCGGGCCTGTGGCTGCTGCAGGGTATGCCCCGCGACGGCATCCTCACGACGATCGACAGCGACCCGGACAACCAGCGGGCGGCGCGCGAGGCCTACGCCGCCGCCGGCATACCGCCCCAGCGCACCCGGGTGATCAGCGGGGAGGCCGCCTCCGTCCTGGGGCGGCTGACCGACGGCGCCTACGACCTCGTGCTGGTCGACGCCGACAAGGACGGCTACCCGGTCTACGTCGAGGCCGCCCTGCGCCTGCTGCGCCCGGGTGGGCTGCTCGTCCTGGACAACATGCTCTGGCACGACAAGGTCGCCGACCCCGCGGCGCGGGACGAGACGACGACGGTGCTGCGGGACCTGGGCAAGTCGCTGCGTGACGAGGAGGGTCTGGTCCCCGCCCTGCTGCCGGTCGGCGACGGGCTGCTGGTCGCCGTCAAGCGCTGA
- the sigE gene encoding RNA polymerase sigma factor SigE, with protein MSAPDWVPPSWEEIVREHSPRVYRLAYRLTGDPHEAEDLTQDVFVRVFRSLDSFRPGTFEGWLHRITTNLFLDKMRRRQRIRFDALTEELSARLPLRASGTDPEQVYAMTHLDGDIQEALNALPPQFRAAVVLADIEGYSYEEVAQTLGIKMGTVRSRIHRGRALLRQSLAHRRPTRGPSQGGAALGRPAAALG; from the coding sequence ATGTCGGCGCCAGACTGGGTCCCCCCGAGCTGGGAGGAGATCGTGCGCGAGCACTCTCCCCGCGTCTACCGCCTCGCCTACCGGCTCACCGGTGACCCGCACGAGGCGGAAGACCTCACCCAGGACGTCTTCGTCCGGGTCTTCCGCTCGCTGGACTCCTTCCGCCCCGGCACCTTCGAGGGGTGGCTGCACCGGATCACGACCAACCTCTTCCTCGACAAGATGCGCCGCCGCCAGCGGATCCGCTTCGACGCGCTGACCGAGGAGCTCTCCGCCCGCCTGCCGCTGCGCGCCTCGGGCACCGACCCGGAGCAGGTCTACGCCATGACCCACCTGGACGGCGACATCCAGGAGGCGCTCAACGCGCTGCCCCCGCAGTTCCGCGCCGCGGTGGTGCTGGCCGACATCGAGGGCTACTCCTACGAGGAGGTCGCCCAGACGCTCGGCATCAAGATGGGCACCGTGCGCTCGCGCATCCACCGGGGGCGGGCGCTGCTGCGCCAGTCCCTGGCTCACCGGCGCCCGACCCGCGGCCCCAGCCAGGGCGGAGCCGCGCTCGGGCGCCCGGCCGCCGCGCTCGGCTGA
- a CDS encoding S1C family serine protease — protein MSGRRSLAPVVVVSVLGGLLGGMGGFVLADRLDASAEQGTSAPPAVEDPAQDAPEASSPPPPAQADGTVSGLSQAVLPSVALISIGEDGELGLGSGFVVREDGYLLTNHHVVAVAGEEDAIVVELPGEDPMTAELVGSDPAYDIAVLRVDRTDLRPLAFAEADTVRVGQTVVAVGAPLGLDSTVTSGIVSAKDRPVVAGDTQESTSYISAIQTDAAINPGNSGGPLLDLSGRVVGVNSAIAQVPQAAGFGGPSGSIGLGFAVPAEQADRTATQLIETGTSEYPVMGVLVDLTYTGDGARVREEAAGEEPPVVPGGPADLAGIRPGDVILSVDGTEIRDSQHLIVVLRSYAVGDTVELEIRDGDDGSRTVPVTLAGSGG, from the coding sequence ATGAGCGGTCGTCGCAGCCTGGCCCCCGTGGTCGTCGTCTCCGTCCTCGGCGGCCTCCTCGGAGGCATGGGGGGTTTCGTCCTCGCCGACCGGCTGGACGCCTCGGCGGAGCAGGGCACGTCCGCCCCGCCGGCGGTCGAGGACCCCGCGCAGGACGCCCCGGAGGCCAGCTCCCCGCCGCCCCCGGCGCAGGCGGACGGCACGGTGAGCGGCCTCTCGCAGGCCGTGCTTCCCAGCGTCGCGCTCATCTCCATCGGGGAGGACGGCGAGCTGGGGCTGGGCTCCGGCTTCGTCGTCCGCGAGGACGGCTACCTGCTGACCAACCACCACGTGGTCGCGGTCGCCGGTGAGGAGGACGCGATCGTCGTCGAGCTGCCCGGCGAGGACCCCATGACCGCCGAGCTCGTCGGGTCCGACCCGGCCTACGACATCGCCGTCCTGCGGGTCGACCGCACCGACCTGCGCCCCCTGGCCTTCGCCGAGGCCGACACGGTCCGGGTGGGCCAGACGGTCGTGGCCGTCGGGGCACCGCTGGGGCTGGACAGCACCGTCACCAGCGGCATCGTCTCCGCCAAGGACCGTCCGGTGGTGGCCGGTGACACCCAGGAGAGCACGAGCTACATCAGCGCCATCCAGACCGACGCCGCCATCAACCCCGGCAACTCCGGAGGTCCGCTGCTCGACCTGTCGGGGCGGGTCGTCGGGGTCAACTCGGCGATCGCGCAGGTGCCGCAAGCCGCGGGTTTCGGCGGGCCCTCGGGCAGCATCGGTCTCGGGTTCGCCGTCCCCGCCGAGCAGGCCGACCGGACCGCGACCCAGCTCATCGAGACCGGGACCAGCGAGTACCCGGTCATGGGTGTCCTCGTCGACCTCACGTATACCGGCGACGGCGCCCGGGTGCGGGAGGAGGCCGCCGGCGAGGAGCCGCCGGTCGTGCCCGGTGGTCCCGCCGACCTCGCGGGGATCCGGCCCGGTGACGTCATCCTCTCCGTCGACGGGACCGAGATCCGCGACTCCCAGCACCTCATCGTCGTGCTCCGGTCCTACGCCGTCGGCGACACGGTCGAGCTGGAGATCCGCGACGGCGACGACGGCAGCCGCACGGTGCCGGTCACGCTGGCCGGGTCGGGCGGGTAG
- a CDS encoding Sec-independent protein translocase TatB → MIGNLAGGEILLLVLAALIVLGPTRLPGYAAKLGQGVRYLRDLAEGAKGQLRDELGPGFDDIDWRQLDPRQYDPRRIVREALSEPPTRSGAREDEPDEKPVSARMTPALPVHDPTLPTPFDVDAT, encoded by the coding sequence GTGATCGGGAACCTCGCCGGGGGAGAGATCCTCCTCCTCGTCCTGGCCGCGCTCATCGTCCTCGGACCGACCCGCCTGCCCGGGTATGCCGCGAAGCTCGGCCAGGGGGTGCGCTACCTGCGCGACCTCGCCGAGGGCGCCAAGGGGCAGCTGCGCGACGAGCTCGGTCCGGGTTTCGACGACATCGACTGGCGCCAGCTCGACCCCCGGCAGTACGACCCGCGCCGCATCGTGCGCGAGGCGCTCAGCGAGCCCCCGACGCGGTCGGGCGCGCGCGAGGACGAGCCCGACGAGAAGCCGGTCTCGGCCCGGATGACGCCGGCCCTGCCGGTGCACGACCCGACGCTGCCGACACCCTTCGACGTGGACGCGACGTAG
- a CDS encoding DUF7677 family protein, producing the protein MAHLSDSVVYELRLFAFWLANGTLGLPVLEGVPYLELMGREPSAIEQTMAIFANVLEVDERGQVVNARAAQQRAAQYLRSYCDPSYEVVPPLEDWEVELHAPAV; encoded by the coding sequence ATGGCTCACCTCAGCGACTCCGTGGTGTACGAGCTCCGGCTCTTCGCCTTCTGGCTGGCCAACGGGACCCTGGGGCTCCCGGTGCTGGAGGGGGTTCCCTACCTGGAGCTCATGGGGCGCGAGCCGAGCGCCATCGAGCAGACGATGGCGATCTTCGCCAACGTGCTCGAGGTGGACGAGCGCGGCCAGGTCGTCAACGCCCGGGCCGCGCAGCAGCGCGCCGCGCAGTACCTCCGCAGCTACTGCGACCCCTCCTACGAGGTGGTCCCTCCGCTGGAGGACTGGGAGGTCGAGCTGCACGCGCCGGCGGTCTGA
- a CDS encoding Mrp/NBP35 family ATP-binding protein translates to MPAPSTDALHAALSRVNDPEIKKPITELGMLEAVDASEDGHVQVTVLLTVPGCPLKDTITRDVTSAVSEVEHVTGVDVRLGVMSEEQRGALRDQLRGGQAEREIPFAQPDSLTTVYAVASGKGGVGKSSVTVNLAVAMAAEGLRVGVVDADIYGFSVPRMMGVTQAPTQVDDMILPPVAEPSGVKVISIGMFVPGNQPVVWRGPMLHRAMQQFLADVYWGDLDVLLLDLPPGTGDIAITVAQLLPSSELLVVTTPQQAAAEVAERAGAIALQTHQRLAGVIENMSWLELPDGSRTELFGSGGGQAVADSLSRSIGAQVPLLGQVPLDVALREGGDQGSPVVSAEGQQDSPAATALRGVARQLARRGRGLAGRKLGITPTVRA, encoded by the coding sequence ATGCCCGCCCCCAGCACCGACGCCCTGCACGCTGCCCTCTCCCGGGTCAACGACCCGGAGATCAAGAAGCCGATCACCGAGCTCGGGATGCTCGAGGCGGTCGACGCGAGCGAGGACGGTCACGTCCAGGTCACCGTGCTCCTGACGGTGCCGGGCTGCCCGCTCAAGGACACCATCACCCGGGACGTCACCTCCGCCGTCAGCGAGGTCGAGCACGTCACCGGGGTCGACGTCCGGCTCGGCGTCATGAGCGAGGAGCAGCGCGGCGCCCTGCGCGACCAGCTGCGCGGCGGCCAGGCCGAGCGGGAGATCCCCTTCGCCCAGCCCGACTCGCTGACCACGGTGTATGCCGTCGCCTCGGGCAAGGGCGGCGTCGGCAAGTCCTCGGTCACCGTCAACCTGGCGGTGGCCATGGCCGCCGAGGGCCTGCGGGTCGGGGTCGTCGACGCCGACATCTACGGCTTCTCGGTGCCCCGGATGATGGGGGTCACGCAGGCCCCGACGCAGGTCGACGACATGATCCTGCCCCCGGTGGCCGAGCCCAGCGGAGTCAAGGTCATCTCCATCGGGATGTTCGTCCCCGGCAACCAGCCGGTGGTGTGGCGCGGGCCGATGCTGCACCGGGCCATGCAGCAGTTCCTCGCCGACGTCTACTGGGGCGACCTGGACGTGCTGCTCCTCGACCTGCCGCCCGGCACCGGCGACATCGCCATCACCGTCGCCCAGCTGCTGCCCAGCAGCGAGCTGCTCGTCGTGACCACCCCGCAGCAGGCCGCGGCGGAGGTGGCCGAGCGGGCCGGCGCCATCGCGCTGCAGACCCACCAGCGCCTGGCCGGCGTCATCGAGAACATGTCCTGGCTGGAGCTGCCGGACGGCAGCCGCACCGAGCTCTTCGGCAGCGGGGGCGGCCAGGCGGTCGCCGACTCGCTGTCCCGCTCGATCGGCGCGCAGGTGCCGCTCCTGGGCCAGGTGCCGCTGGACGTCGCGCTGCGCGAGGGCGGTGACCAGGGGTCGCCCGTGGTGTCCGCCGAGGGCCAGCAGGACTCCCCCGCGGCGACCGCCCTGCGCGGCGTCGCCCGGCAGCTCGCCCGTCGGGGCCGCGGCCTGGCCGGGCGCAAGCTCGGCATCACGCCGACGGTGCGCGCCTAG
- a CDS encoding DUF1003 domain-containing protein yields the protein MSEPTRHTARSRGGSRRSEETKGGARLDQPLAKQSRWMPQARMDPESFGAFAERFARFMGTARFLVWMTLFVLVWIAWNTVLPPGARFDPYAFIFLTLMLSLQASYAAPLILLAQNRQDDRDKVQMEQDRSRDERTQADTEFLTREVAALRLAMRDVATRDFVRSELRDLLEELRAQDPEPDDTGTGTGSERSRPRD from the coding sequence ATGTCTGAGCCCACCCGCCACACCGCCCGGTCGCGCGGGGGCTCGCGGCGCTCGGAGGAGACCAAGGGCGGCGCACGCCTGGACCAGCCGCTGGCCAAGCAGAGCCGGTGGATGCCGCAGGCCCGCATGGACCCGGAGAGCTTCGGCGCCTTCGCCGAGCGCTTCGCCCGGTTCATGGGCACGGCCCGCTTCCTCGTCTGGATGACCCTCTTCGTCCTCGTGTGGATCGCGTGGAACACGGTGCTGCCCCCCGGCGCGCGCTTCGACCCCTACGCCTTCATCTTCCTCACCCTCATGCTCAGCCTCCAGGCGTCCTACGCCGCCCCGCTCATCCTGCTGGCGCAGAACCGGCAGGACGACCGCGACAAGGTGCAGATGGAGCAGGACCGCTCCCGGGACGAGCGCACGCAGGCGGACACCGAGTTCCTCACCCGCGAGGTGGCCGCGCTCCGGCTCGCGATGCGCGACGTCGCGACCCGCGACTTCGTGCGCTCCGAGCTCCGGGACCTGCTCGAGGAGCTGCGCGCGCAGGACCCGGAGCCGGACGACACCGGGACCGGCACGGGCAGCGAGCGCAGCAGGCCGCGCGACTGA
- a CDS encoding magnesium transporter MgtE N-terminal domain-containing protein: MSTHRVFVARLNGLSVFDPLGDEVGRVRDVVVTLSGRAASHGPRAIGLAVEVPGRRRVFVPITRVTSIDAGQVITTGLVNMRRFEQRAGETLVVGELFDRQVTVSDGDVRQPAVVEDIAMDQQRGGDWRLTKVFVRKGRDEAPRRGLLRRRRGETLLVDIEAVDGLQEQGPPQAATALLEAYEDLKPQDLAEAVHELSAKRRAEVADALDDETLADVLEELPDDDRLEILTHLATDRAADILEAMEPDDATDLLSDLPEEVREELLALMEPDEAADIRRLLTYDENTAGGLMTTEPVILGPEASIAEALALVRREEMHPATASLVYVTRPPHETPTGRLLGSIHIQRLLREAPHQPVGSILDTDIDPVPPAASLGVITRALATYNLVALPVADPEGRLLGAVTVDDVLDHILPDDWRESDPTESDDV; the protein is encoded by the coding sequence GTGAGCACCCACCGCGTCTTCGTCGCCCGCCTCAACGGGCTGAGCGTCTTCGACCCGCTGGGTGACGAGGTCGGGCGCGTCCGCGACGTCGTGGTGACCCTGTCGGGCCGTGCCGCGTCGCACGGACCCCGGGCCATCGGGCTGGCCGTCGAGGTGCCCGGGCGGCGCCGCGTCTTCGTGCCGATCACCCGGGTGACCTCCATCGACGCCGGCCAGGTGATCACCACCGGCCTGGTCAACATGCGCCGCTTCGAGCAGCGCGCCGGCGAGACCCTCGTCGTGGGCGAGCTCTTCGACCGGCAGGTCACCGTCAGCGACGGGGACGTCCGCCAGCCCGCCGTGGTCGAGGACATCGCCATGGACCAGCAGCGTGGCGGCGACTGGCGGCTGACCAAGGTCTTCGTCCGCAAGGGACGGGACGAGGCGCCGCGGCGCGGCCTGCTGCGCCGCCGCCGGGGCGAGACCCTCCTCGTCGACATCGAGGCGGTCGACGGCCTGCAGGAGCAGGGCCCCCCGCAGGCGGCGACCGCGCTGCTGGAGGCCTACGAGGACCTCAAGCCCCAGGACTTGGCCGAGGCGGTGCACGAGCTGTCCGCCAAGCGCCGCGCCGAGGTGGCCGACGCCCTCGACGACGAGACGCTGGCCGACGTCCTGGAGGAGCTCCCGGACGACGACCGGCTGGAGATCCTCACCCACCTGGCGACCGACCGCGCCGCGGACATCCTCGAGGCGATGGAGCCCGACGACGCCACCGACCTGCTCTCCGACCTGCCCGAGGAGGTCCGGGAGGAGCTGCTGGCGCTCATGGAGCCGGACGAGGCCGCCGACATCCGCCGGCTGCTCACCTACGACGAGAACACCGCGGGCGGCCTCATGACCACCGAGCCGGTGATCCTCGGACCGGAGGCGAGCATCGCCGAGGCGCTGGCCCTGGTGCGGCGCGAGGAGATGCACCCGGCGACCGCCTCCCTGGTCTACGTCACCCGCCCCCCGCACGAGACCCCCACCGGGCGGCTCCTCGGGAGCATCCACATCCAGCGGCTGCTGCGCGAGGCGCCGCACCAGCCCGTGGGCTCCATCCTCGACACCGACATCGACCCGGTGCCGCCCGCCGCCAGCCTCGGCGTCATCACCCGCGCGCTCGCGACCTACAACCTCGTGGCGCTGCCGGTCGCCGACCCCGAGGGCCGGCTGCTGGGCGCGGTCACCGTCGACGACGTGCTGGACCACATCCTCCCGGACGACTGGCGCGAGAGCGACCCCACGGAGTCCGACGATGTCTGA
- a CDS encoding general stress protein, translated as MSTPTGSARSLGRPTLDLDYPKSIGVYDRYDQAQEAVDYLSDQEFPVQQVLIVGTDLKQVERVTGRLTTPRVALGGALSGVWLGLFVGLIFALFAEAGDALLTIGWTALFGAVFGLVWGLIGYAFTRGRRDFTSVTQVVATRYEVLTEHKLVEQARDLLDSRGV; from the coding sequence GTGAGCACTCCCACCGGTTCCGCGCGCTCCTTGGGGCGCCCCACGCTGGATCTCGACTACCCCAAGAGCATCGGCGTCTACGACCGCTACGACCAGGCCCAGGAGGCCGTCGACTACCTGTCCGACCAGGAGTTCCCCGTGCAGCAGGTGCTCATCGTCGGCACCGACCTCAAGCAGGTCGAGCGGGTGACCGGACGGTTGACCACCCCGCGCGTCGCGCTCGGCGGTGCCCTGTCCGGCGTCTGGCTCGGGCTCTTCGTCGGCCTCATCTTCGCCCTCTTCGCCGAGGCGGGCGACGCGCTGCTGACGATCGGCTGGACCGCCCTCTTCGGGGCGGTCTTCGGCCTGGTCTGGGGGCTCATCGGGTATGCCTTCACCCGCGGCCGGCGCGACTTCACCTCCGTCACGCAGGTCGTCGCGACCCGCTACGAGGTGCTCACCGAGCACAAGCTGGTGGAGCAGGCCCGCGACCTGCTGGACTCCCGGGGCGTCTGA